Within the Candidatus Hydrogenedentota bacterium genome, the region TAGAAGCGCGCGCCATGTTGTATCAGGAGAACAAAATGATCGACACTTATCCCATGGCGCGAGCGGAGCGTCCCACCCAAACCCATCGAGGCGAGACCCCATGAAAGTTATCGTCGATCTCTGTATCATTCCCCTGAATGCCGAAGTGTCCCTCTCACCCTACATCGCGGCGTGCCAGGAGATTCTTCAGACCGCCGGGCTGGAGATTCACCTCCACGCCTTCGGAACAAATATCGAAGGGGAATGGGACTCCGTCATGGCCGCGATCAAGGCGTGCCACGAGAAAGTCCACGCCATGGGCGCGCCCCGCATCAGCACCACCATCAAACTGGGCACACGGGTGGACAGGGAGCAGTCGATGAAGGACAAAGTCCTTCACGTCCAGTCCATCCTCGGCGCAGCAACCACCCACTAAGTACAACAGGCGCCCCGCGCCTTCACGAGGAGTCTCCCCATGTCGCACGATCAAGTTCCCCCCCTGCCCAAGTCCAGTTCCAACGTAAACGGCTGCCTCATCGGGTGCCTCGTGGTGGTTGTGGTCGGCGTGCTGGGCGCCGGCATCTTCGGCTTCACCGTCTACAAGATGGTGCAGACCAGCATCACGGCCTACACGGAAGAAGCCCCCCGCGAATTGCCCGCGCTTGAGCTCAGCGACGAGGAAATGACCGCCGCCAACGAAAAATTGGCGCAGTTTCGCGCTGCCGTGGAGACTGGCACGGGCCCGCGCGAATTCTCCTTCAACGGAGAAGAGCTCAATGTCATGCTCCGCTCCAGCGAGCCGGGTCAGGTCTTCGGCGACTCCGTTTATCTGGCCATCGCCAATGGAGAGATTCGCGGCGAGGTCAGCTTCGACATCGGCACGTTGATTCCCATTCTCGACGGACGCTACGCCAACGGTTCGGCCACCTTCACGGTATACACGGCGGGCGGCATGCTCCACGTCTACATGGAGAGCTTCCAGGTCAAGGGCGAGGAGGCCTCCCAGGAATTCATGGATGGCATGGCGGCCCAGAACTGGGCGCAGGAAGTCTCCACCGATCCTGAATTCAAAGCCTGGATTGAAAAGATTGATGAGATCCGCGTCGAGGACGACAAGCTCATCGTAAGGCTGAAAGAAGGTGCGGCGGCCGCGCCCGCCGAAGGTGCCGACCAGGTGGAGATTACCGGTCCCGGAGAGGCCCCCGTCACCGAGGAAGTCGCCC harbors:
- a CDS encoding MTH1187 family thiamine-binding protein, with product MKVIVDLCIIPLNAEVSLSPYIAACQEILQTAGLEIHLHAFGTNIEGEWDSVMAAIKACHEKVHAMGAPRISTTIKLGTRVDREQSMKDKVLHVQSILGAATTH